TCAATCCCTCTCTCTTTATCGAAGTATAAGCCTAATTATACTTGATAAACTCATATCAACAATTCCAAGAAAAAGCGAAAGAATAAAAACAAAAACAATTACTACCGCTGTGGAGCCAATAGTTTGTTTTCTATCTGGCCACGCAACCTTTTTCAACTCAATTTTAACTTCCCTTAAAAATTGCAATGCCCTTAAAACAAAACCATCTTCTTTGCCTACCAAATTTCTTAAAT
This window of the Desulfobacterales bacterium genome carries:
- the secE gene encoding preprotein translocase subunit SecE; translation: MSKPFSDLRNLVGKEDGFVLRALQFLREVKIELKKVAWPDRKQTIGSTAVVIVFVFILSLFLGIVDMSLSSIIRLILR